One Euphorbia lathyris chromosome 1, ddEupLath1.1, whole genome shotgun sequence DNA segment encodes these proteins:
- the LOC136227586 gene encoding uncharacterized protein, which translates to MHGRAGEERKRGRHMWTGPNRVNSVVAGDDSPSYSLLSPANSFSKDGRKISVGDCALFKPPQDSPPFIGIIRWLTTGKENELRLCVNWLYRPSEVKLGKGILLEAKPNEVFYSFHKDEIPAASLLHPCKVAFLAKCDELPSGICSFVCRRVYDITNKCLWWLTDQDYINERQEEVDQLLYKTRIEMHATVQPGGRSPKPMNGPTSTSQLKPSSESIHNSTSSFPSQVKGKKRERLDQGAEHVKRERSMKMDDGDSGHTRPESIWKSEIAKFTEKGGLVDSEGVEKLVQLMLPERTDRKIDLVGRSILAGVIAATDKFDCVNRFVQLRGLAVFDEWLQEVHKGKIGDGSSLKDNDKSIEEFLLVLLRALDKLPVNLHALQMCNIGKSVNHLRTHKNLEIQKKARSLVDTWKKRVEAEMDAKSGSNQAVSWAARQRLPEVPHGGSRHSAVSSEVAMKSSAAQLSASKSAPLKLVQAEPTTKSVSAPLASMKSAPSSVSVGNNLKEGQPRNTGVGGVCDPPVTTAGDEKSSSSSQSHNNSQSCSSDHAKTGGCSGKEDARSSIAVAMTTNKIIGGSSRHRKSMNGFPGPTSPGVQKETGSSRNSSVHRNQNQNSEKLPQSSLTCEKVVDVPMAEGNNHKLIVKLSNRGRSPARSVSGGSFEDPSMMTSRASSPVQLDQFDRNLKDKNDTYRVNLLSDVNAESWQSNDFKEVLTGSDEGDGSPATLPEEDNSRTADDTRKLAEVSKAASSSSGNECKSVKLHEASFSSMNALIESCVKYSETNTSISGADDVGMNLLASVATGEMASPTPSPQRNIGEQSCTSGDSRIKSSPGDNLAPERGQPGDLEKRSINASNVPAKNTEGKPILSSKEKLIAEVNGHLNPSSMDVQQVSGPCIQSNMKCEDKLTCTSLTALTTQAVEKSSNGKGIKSWEEKSCIKSNEAVQSVPKEDLGKSFDLEDKVKVPGVVGTEAVAGSFPYRSLEIDNENMKNTSELKVPGQAQQKLPTVVHSESTKGNGREMLHRSDSRNDVISENVDVVKAEMAGETDCGSRPLRKQKTEEESNIGSVVSDRKGDCVEGLAGKQGSGQIAGPISSQKLLPTVQDPEQQAKSGGSRLTGNEADETEECTSAVMDRAPFSAGDSNKEAKLEFNLNEGFNGDDGRYGELNNLRAPESSSGVQLISPLPLPVSSGSSALPASITVASAAKRPFVPPEDLLKNKVELGWKGSAATSAFRPAEPRKSLELPVMISNSLPDVPAAKALRPPLDIDLNVPDERIHEDMAFRSTIRGSGSACDLANNRNLSYDQSMGSASVRNSVGLDLDLNRMDEPTDMITSNGHRLDMQLQPIKSLSGGIHKREASVRRDFDLNDGPLVDEVGVEPSSFGQHTRNSAPTHSQPSVSARINNAEIGNFSSWFTQGNPYSAVTIQSALPDRGEQPFPVVTPGGPQRMLATSAVSTPFTPDVYRGPVLSSSPAVPFPSAPFQYPVFSFGNFPLHSTAFSGGSTSYVDSSSGGRICFPAVHSQVLGPPGAVQSHYTRPFIVGLPDSNNSGSAESSRKWGRQGLDLNTGPLSPDREGRDETSSLASRQLSVANSQAIAEEQSRMYQVAGAGVLRRKEPDGGWEGYKQSPWQ; encoded by the exons ATGCATGGGCGGGCAGGTGAGGAAAGGAAAAGAGGCCGGCACATGTGGACAGGACCCAACCGTGTCAATTCGGTTGTAGCTGGTGATGATTCCCCCTCTTATTCATTGCTGTCTCCAGCTAATTCGTTTTCCAAG GACGGACGCAAGATCAGTGTTGGAGATTGTGCTCTTTTCAAACCACCACAGGACTCACCACCTTTCATTGGAATAATCCGTTGGCTTACTACTGGTAAAGAAAACGAGTTAAGGTTATGTGTAAATTGGCTCTATAGACCTTCTGAAGTGAAGCTTGGCAAAGGCATCCTATTGGAAGCTAAGCCAAACGAAGTATTCTATTCCTTTCATAAGGATGAGATTCCTGCTGCATCATTACTCCATCCGTGTAAAGTTGCATTCCTTGCTAAATGTGACGAACTTCCATCAGGGATTTGCTCATTTGTGTGCCGAAGAGTTTATGACATTACAAACAAGTGTTTATGGTGGTTAACTGATCAAGATTATATTAAT GAACGTCAGGAAGAAGTAGATCAACTATTGTACAAGACACGCATAGAAATGCATGCAACAGTTCAACCAGGTGGGCGTTCTCCAAAGCCAATGAATGGTCCAACATCGACCTCGCAGTTAAAACCTAGTTCAGAAAGCATACATAACAGTACTTCGTCCTTTCCATCTCAAGTTAAGGGAAAGAAGAGGGAGCGATTAGATCAGGGTGCTGAGCATGTTAAACGAGAGCGTTCTATGAAAATGGATGATGGTGACTCTGGTCACACAAGACCAGAAAGCATTTGGAAGTCTGAGATTGCAAAATTTACAGAAAAAGGGGGCCTTGTTGACTCTGAGGGGGTTGAAAAACTTGTGCAACTCATGTTGCCCGAGAGAACTGATAGAAAGATAGATTTGGTAGGCCGGTCAATACTGGCAGGTGTGATAGCAGCCACAGATAAGTTTGACTGCGTTAATCGATTTGTGCAGCTTAGGGGCTTGGCTGTATTTGATGAATGGCTGCAGGAAGTGCATAAAGGGAAGATTGGCGACGGTAGTAGCCTGAAGGATAATGATAAATCCATAGAGGAATTTCTCTTGGTTTTACTTCGTGCTCTTGACAAGTTGCCTGTAAATCTTCATGCTTTACAAATGTGTAACATTGGTAAGTCGGTGAATCATCTGCGGACACATAAGAACTTAGAAATCCAGAAGAAAGCAAGAAGCCTAGTTGATACATGGAAGAAACGTGTTGAGGCTGAGATGGATGCAAAATCTGGTTCTAACCAAGCTGTATCTTGGGCTGCAAGGCAACGTCTTCCAGAAGTTCCACATGGTGGTAGCCGACATTCAGCTGTATCCTCAGAGGTTGCAATGAAGAGTTCAGCTGCTCAACTTTCAGCTTCAAAAAGTGCTcctctcaaacttgtccaaGCAGAACCTACGACTAAGTCTGTATCTGCACCTCTTGCTTCAATGAAATCAGCTCCTTCTTCAGTATCAGTCGGTAATAACTTAAAAGAGGGACAACCCCGAAATACAGGCGTTGGTGGTGTGTGTGATCCTCCTGTAACAACAGCAGGAGATGAGAAAAGCAGCAGTTCTAGTCAGTCCCACAATAACAGTCAATCTTGTTCTAGTGACCATGCCAAGACTGGTGGGTGTTCTGGAAAGGAGGATGCAAGGAGCTCAATTGCTGTTGCAATGACCACAAATAAGATCATTGGTGGTTCGTCTCGTCATCGTAAATCAATGAATGGCTTTCCTGGGCCAACTTCCCCTGGTGTGCAAAAGGAAACTGGGTCAAGTAGGAATTCATCTGTTCAtcgaaatcaaaatcaaaattcagAAAAACTACCACAGTCCAGTTTGACATGTGAGAAAGTGGTTGATGTTCCCATGGCAGAGGGGAATAATCACAAATTAATTGTTAAACTGTCCAATAGAGGCCGCAGTCCTGCTAGGAGTGTTAGTGGAGGATCATTTGAAGACCCTTCAATGATGACTAGCAGAGCTTCTTCTCCTGTGCAGCTTGATCAATTTGACCGTAACTTGAAGGATAAGAATGACACATATCGAGTTAATTTATTATCTGATGTCAATGCTGAGTCATGGCAAAGCAATGATTTCAAAGAGGTGCTCACTGGTTCTGATGAGGGAGATGGATCTCCTGCCACACTTCCTGAAGAAGATAACTCTAGGACTGCTGATGACACAAGAAAATTAGCAGAGGTTTCCAAGGCTGCTTCCTCATCATCTGGAAATGAATGTAAATCTGTGAAATTGCATGAGGCATCTTTCAGTTCCATGAATGCTTTGATTGAAAGTTGTGTGAAGTACTCAGAAACAAATACATCTATTTCTGGTGCAGATGATGTTGGGATGAACTTACTTGCTAGTGTGGCTACTGGTGAGATGGCTTCACCAACACCTTCACCACAAAGAAATATTGGTGAGCAGTCTTGCACGAGTGGTGATTCAAGAATAAAATCATCGCCAGGTGATAACTTGGCTCCAGAACGAGGTCAGCCTGGTGATCTTGAGAAGAGGAGTATTAATGCAAGTAATGTACCAGCTAAGAATACTGAAGGTAAACCAATTCTGTCATCCAAAGAGAAGTTGATAGCTGAGGTAAATGGACATCTGAATCCTTCAAGTATGGATGTGCAGCAAGTTTCAGGACCATGCATACAAAGCAACATGAAATGTGAAGATAAATTAACATGTACATCATTGACTGCGCTCACTACGCAGGCAGTAGAGAAGTCATCAAATGGCAAAGGGATAAAATCATGGGAGGAGAAGTCGTGCATCAAGTCAAATGAAGCTGTCCAATCTGTTCCTAAAGAAGATTTGGGAAAATCCTTTGACCTTGAAGATAAAGTTAAAGTTCCAGGGGTGGTTGGGACTGAAGCTGTTGCAGGATCATTTCCTTACAGATCTTTAGAGATTGACAACGAGAACATGAAAAATACTAGTGAGTTGAAAGTTCCTGGGCAGGCTCAGCAGAAACTGCCTACTGTGGTTCATTCTGAGTCCACAAAAGGAAATGGTAGAGAAATGTTACATCGCTCTGACTCTCGAAATGATGTAATTTCTGAAAATGTTGATGTGGTTAAGGCTGAAATGGCTGGTGAAACAGACTGTGGGAGTCGGCCTCTTCGAAAACAAAAAACTGAGGAGGAAAGTAATATTGGTTCAGTTGTCAGTGATCGCAAGGGTGATTGTGTGGAGGGCCTAGCAGGTAAGCAAGGTAGTGGCCAAATTGCTGGCCCAATTTCTTCTCAGAAATTGTTACCTACAGTCCAAGATCCTGAACAGCAAGCAAAGTCAGGAGGATCAAGGTTGACTGGCAATGAAGCTGACGAAACTGAGGAATGTACATCCGCAGTGATGGATAGGGCTCCATTTTCAGCTGGAGATTCAAATAAAGAAGCAAAACTGGAATTTAATCTCAATGAGGGCTTTAATGGTGATGATGGGAGATACGGGGAGCTGAATAACTTGAGAGCACCTGAAAGCTCTAGTGGTGTTCAATTAATTAGCCCATTGCCTTTGCCTGTTTCTTCTGGTTCTAGTGCTCTTCCTGCTTCAATAACAGTAGCTTCTGCTGCTAAAAGGCCCTTCGTCCCCCCAGAGGATTTGCTAAAGAATAAGGTAGAACTTGGTTGGAAGGGATCAGCTGCTACAAGTGCATTTCGGCCAGCAGAACCTAGAAAGTCACTGGAATTGCCGGTTATGATTAGCAACTCTCTTCCTGATGTGCCTGCTGCTAAAGCTCTTCGCCCTCCATTAGATATTGACTTGAATGTTCCTGATGAAAGAATCCATGAAGACATGGCTTTTCGCAGTACTATTCGGGGTTCAGGTTCTGCATGTGACCTTGCAAATAATCGTAATCTATCATATGATCAATCTATGGGTTCTGCATCTGTTCGTAACTCTGTAGGACTTGATCTTGATTTGAATAGGATGGATGAACCTACTGATATGATAACAAGCAACGGCCATAGACTGGATATGCAGCTTCAGCCAATCAAATCACTATCAGGTGGTATCCATAAAAGAGAGGCAAGTGTTCGTAGGGACTTTGATTTGAATGATGGACCTCTTGTTGATGAGGTGGGTGTGGAACCATCATCATTTGGTCAGCACACCAGGAACAGTGCACCAACCCATTCTCAACCATCTGTTTCTGCCCGAATAAACAATGCAgaaattgggaatttttcttCATGGTTCACTCAGGGAAATCCATATTCTGCAGTCACAATACAATCTGCTTTGCCTGATAGAGGAGAGCAGCCATTCCCAGTGGTCACACCTGGTGGGCCTCAAAGGATGTTAGCTACCTCTGCTGTTAGTACACCATTTACTCCCGATGTTTATAGGGGGCCAGTATTGTCATCCTCTCCAGCTGTTCCGTTTCCATCTGCACCATTCCAGTATCCTGTCTTTTCTTTCGGAAACTTCCCTCTGCATTCAACGGCGTTTTCAGGTGGTTCAACCTCTTATGTGGACTCGTCATCTGGTGGAAGGATTTGTTTTCCTGCAGTGCATTCTCAAGTGCTAGGACCTCCTGGTGCAGTCCAGTCCCATTATACAAGGCCCTTTATTGTCGGTCTTCCTGATAGTAATAATAGTGGTTCGGCTGAGAGCAGTAGGAAATGGGGTCGTCAAGGGCTAGACCTCAACACGGGCCCACTGAGCCCAGACAGAGAAGGGCGGGATGAGACATCTTCTCTTGCATCAAGGCAATTATCTGTTGCCAATTCGCAGGCCATTGCAGAGGAACAATCAAGGATGTATCAAGTTGCAGGAGCAGGTGTGTTGAGGAGGAAGGAACCAGATGGAGGATGGGAAGGTTATAAGCAATCACCCTGGCAATAG